The Polynucleobacter necessarius genome window below encodes:
- the pdxJ gene encoding pyridoxine 5'-phosphate synthase, whose product MSSRQTLELGINIDHVATLRNARGTVYPDLLRAAVLAEEYGADLITLHLREDRRHIKDADLLALRPLIQTRMNLECAVTSEMIDIACKVRPHDVCLVSEKREEVTTEGGLDVLGHYEAVKSATKKLVDAGIQVSLFIDPEEKQIQAAKNLGATVVELHTGRYADLDGAEQAQELERIRRAAIFGKSLCLRLNAGHGLHEGNVKPIAVITELSELNIGHAIVAETLFKGWQKAIVEMKSLMAQGRSGI is encoded by the coding sequence ATGAGTAGTCGCCAAACCCTTGAACTCGGTATTAATATTGATCACGTTGCCACATTGCGTAATGCACGTGGCACGGTTTACCCTGATCTACTCAGGGCAGCGGTATTAGCCGAGGAATATGGCGCAGACTTGATAACCTTACATTTGCGCGAAGATCGTCGGCATATTAAAGATGCTGATCTATTAGCTTTACGCCCTCTTATCCAAACCCGCATGAATCTCGAGTGTGCAGTAACGTCTGAGATGATTGACATCGCATGTAAAGTTCGCCCTCATGATGTTTGTCTAGTATCCGAAAAGCGTGAAGAAGTAACTACTGAAGGTGGTTTAGATGTATTAGGTCATTATGAAGCGGTAAAGAGTGCAACGAAAAAGTTAGTCGATGCAGGTATACAAGTCTCTTTATTTATCGATCCAGAAGAAAAGCAAATTCAGGCCGCTAAAAATTTGGGTGCAACAGTAGTTGAATTACATACTGGTCGTTATGCAGATTTGGATGGCGCAGAACAAGCTCAAGAGCTGGAGCGCATTCGAAGGGCTGCTATATTCGGAAAAAGTCTCTGTCTGAGGCTCAATGCAGGCCACGGTTTGCATGAGGGAAACGTGAAACCGATTGCAGTCATTACTGAGTTATCTGAGTTGAATATTGGACATGCTATTGTTGCCGAAACCCTTTTTAAGGGTTGGCAAAAAGCAATCGTTGAGATGAAATCCTTGATGGCTCAGGGTAGATCAGGCATTTAA
- the acpS gene encoding holo-ACP synthase, with protein sequence MIIGIGTDILQIKRLQAAYDRTNGRLAEKILGSDEMLVFQHRLARHHKRGIAFLATRFAAKEAFSKAIGLDMRMPMTWHSLQTLNESSGKPVTSYLGKLAQFMQDNNWEAHVTVSDEQDMAIAHVIVTQK encoded by the coding sequence ATGATCATCGGCATCGGAACTGACATCTTGCAGATCAAGCGCTTACAAGCGGCTTACGATCGTACTAATGGCCGTTTAGCAGAAAAGATTCTAGGATCAGATGAGATGTTGGTATTTCAGCATCGCCTCGCCAGACATCACAAACGGGGTATTGCATTCTTGGCAACCCGCTTTGCCGCAAAGGAGGCTTTCTCTAAAGCGATTGGGCTTGACATGAGAATGCCAATGACGTGGCACTCACTCCAGACTTTGAATGAGTCAAGCGGTAAACCAGTAACATCCTATTTAGGTAAGTTGGCTCAATTTATGCAGGATAACAATTGGGAAGCTCATGTCACTGTGAGTGATGAGCAGGATATGGCGATAGCACACGTCATTGTTACGCAAAAATAA
- a CDS encoding GNAT family N-acetyltransferase: MDCVRRCYGDSYPNKVMYDIDQLEEMIQIKLMHSVVAKTDDGQIVGHCALTFDGPHNISPEAGKMMVDPNFRGQHILK; this comes from the coding sequence ATCGACTGTGTTCGCCGCTGTTACGGTGACAGCTATCCAAATAAGGTCATGTATGACATTGACCAACTAGAAGAAATGATTCAAATCAAGCTGATGCATTCAGTAGTTGCAAAAACCGATGACGGCCAAATTGTTGGACACTGCGCCCTGACGTTTGATGGCCCCCATAATATTTCGCCTGAAGCCGGAAAGATGATGGTTGACCCAAACTTCAGGGGTCAACATATTCTGAAATGA
- the efp gene encoding elongation factor P encodes MKTAQELRIGNVVMIGTDAMVVLKAEYSRSGRNSSVVKMKFKNLLTGAPNECVFKADDKFDVVILDKKECIYSYFADPMYVFMDSDYNQYEVEAEFMGDALNYLEESMPCEVVFYEGKALSVAMPNSLVREIIYTEPAVKGDTSSGKVLKNAKLATGYELQVPLFCNTGDKIEIDTRTGEYRSRAN; translated from the coding sequence ATGAAAACAGCACAAGAACTCCGCATTGGCAACGTAGTCATGATTGGCACCGATGCCATGGTTGTTTTAAAAGCCGAATATAGCCGCTCTGGCCGCAACTCTTCAGTTGTGAAAATGAAATTTAAGAACTTATTAACCGGCGCACCAAACGAATGCGTCTTCAAAGCTGATGACAAGTTTGATGTGGTAATTCTCGACAAAAAAGAGTGCATTTACTCTTACTTTGCGGATCCAATGTACGTTTTCATGGATTCTGATTACAACCAGTATGAAGTAGAAGCAGAGTTTATGGGTGATGCATTGAACTACCTCGAGGAAAGCATGCCTTGTGAAGTAGTGTTCTATGAAGGTAAAGCACTTTCAGTGGCAATGCCGAACTCACTAGTTCGTGAAATCATCTATACAGAACCAGCAGTCAAAGGGGATACCAGTTCAGGTAAGGTTCTCAAAAATGCAAAGCTAGCTACTGGCTATGAATTGCAAGTACCCTTGTTCTGCAACACTGGTGACAAGATTGAGATCGATACTCGCACTGGCGAATACCGTAGCCGTGCTAACTAA
- the earP gene encoding elongation factor P maturation arginine rhamnosyltransferase EarP, whose product MRWDIFCQIVDNYGDAGVCWRLARSLSSIHGQDARIFCDDLPTLNLLASGVDPTIRQKIDLQPWESSFINARHPVQAPDVVIEVFGCDLPECYLTGLFIAPVKPIILNLEYLSAEPWITECHGKASPQSHGIPKYFFFPGFQDEVGGLLLDPIPKEGPLTENQIPKDLTAAWSKLRPTAKRISVFCYPGAPLKKWLESLSHLGEDVDVLLTHGHAEQLNLHGEQSLSLPNSLQLLSIPFVTQDEYDWVLAQCDLNIVRGEDSFVRAQLAGKPFIWHIYPQVDRAHEVKLAAFLDLYLENASQALKLVTIAAMAWAMPSEWFNKLEIWHLHAKHWRTHLLEKHEDGGLPARLISFLT is encoded by the coding sequence ATGCGTTGGGATATTTTCTGCCAAATCGTCGATAACTATGGTGATGCCGGTGTTTGCTGGCGTCTAGCCCGAAGCTTATCAAGCATTCATGGGCAAGACGCCCGCATTTTTTGTGATGATCTGCCAACCCTCAATTTACTCGCATCCGGGGTTGACCCAACAATTAGACAAAAGATTGACTTACAACCCTGGGAATCCAGCTTTATTAACGCCAGGCATCCTGTTCAAGCACCTGATGTCGTCATTGAGGTATTTGGTTGTGATTTGCCAGAGTGCTACCTTACTGGCCTATTTATCGCACCTGTCAAACCAATCATTCTCAACTTAGAGTACTTAAGTGCGGAACCTTGGATAACTGAGTGTCATGGCAAAGCCTCGCCTCAATCCCATGGCATACCTAAGTATTTTTTCTTTCCCGGCTTTCAAGATGAAGTTGGTGGATTGTTATTGGATCCGATCCCTAAAGAGGGTCCGCTTACTGAAAATCAGATCCCAAAGGACTTAACAGCGGCTTGGTCGAAATTGCGTCCTACTGCAAAACGCATTAGCGTTTTCTGCTACCCAGGCGCGCCTCTAAAAAAATGGCTTGAAAGCTTAAGTCACTTGGGTGAAGATGTTGATGTCTTACTAACGCATGGACATGCCGAGCAATTAAATTTGCATGGAGAGCAGTCGCTATCTCTACCAAACAGTCTCCAATTACTGTCCATACCATTTGTCACTCAAGATGAATATGACTGGGTCTTAGCGCAGTGCGACTTGAATATCGTCCGCGGAGAAGATTCTTTTGTAAGAGCGCAGTTAGCAGGCAAACCCTTTATTTGGCACATTTACCCACAAGTAGATCGCGCCCATGAAGTGAAATTAGCAGCATTTCTTGATCTATATCTTGAGAATGCAAGCCAAGCATTAAAGCTTGTCACAATTGCCGCCATGGCCTGGGCGATGCCGAGCGAATGGTTCAACAAGCTAGAGATTTGGCATTTACATGCCAAACACTGGCGGACCCATTTACTTGAAAAACATGAGGATGGTGGCTTGCCAGCGCGTTTAATCAGTTTTCTCACCTAA
- the uvrC gene encoding excinuclease ABC subunit UvrC has translation MSHSLFETLQQDVKRLPGLPGVYRFFDESGHILYVGKARNLKKRVSSYFQRTQLSPRIELMVGKIARYETTVTRTETEALILENNLIKEMAPPFNILFRDDKSYPYVMLTGHQFPRLTSYRGKVDKRNHYFGPFPNSWAVRNSVQILQKVFRLRTCEDSVFKNRSRPCLLHQIHRCSAPCVGRLSVEQYGQDVAQASRFLEGDHNQVLSELAKEMHKHSDAMEFEMAAVLRERIADLSSVLQQQSMDAVAEGAGDVDIIAVAQMEGLICVNWAMVRGGRHLGDRVYFPQGLRTISGELPLPAEILEAFIAQHYLEEHADEAVTNLIPPVLVLNHALQTINDDRTQHNELPPEGLHALLNAQAGRKITFLHQPQGHRRHWLAMAEGNAKIALTKRLVETGGPLARTRALADILSLELESLEQLRIECFDISHTSGEATQASCVVYAKNAMQSSEYRRFNINDITPGDDYAAMRQVLQRRYANFQELPIEKIPQVILIDGGKGQVEMARQVLAEFGMDVGMIVGVAKGEVRKVGLETLIFADGRPALELGIDSAALLLLAQIRDEAHRFAITGMRAKRAKARTISRLEEIESIGAKRRQKLLARFGGLRGVANASIEEIASVEGVSLTLAEQIYRQLH, from the coding sequence ATGAGTCATTCGCTTTTTGAAACCCTTCAGCAGGATGTTAAACGGTTACCCGGATTGCCGGGGGTATATCGCTTTTTTGATGAATCGGGACATATTTTGTATGTTGGCAAAGCGCGTAACCTTAAAAAGCGAGTCTCTAGTTATTTTCAACGGACTCAGTTATCCCCGCGGATAGAGTTGATGGTCGGCAAGATTGCTCGCTACGAAACAACGGTAACACGAACCGAAACCGAGGCTCTTATTCTCGAGAACAATCTCATCAAAGAGATGGCTCCACCCTTCAATATTTTATTTAGAGATGATAAGTCATACCCTTATGTAATGTTAACGGGACATCAATTTCCAAGACTGACATCTTATCGCGGTAAGGTGGATAAGCGTAATCATTACTTCGGTCCATTTCCAAACAGTTGGGCAGTCCGCAATAGCGTGCAAATTCTTCAGAAAGTTTTTCGCTTAAGAACTTGCGAAGATTCCGTATTTAAGAATCGCAGTCGCCCCTGTCTTTTGCATCAGATCCATCGTTGTAGCGCTCCCTGCGTTGGCCGTCTTAGTGTTGAGCAGTATGGGCAAGACGTGGCACAGGCTTCTCGTTTTTTAGAGGGTGACCATAACCAGGTGCTATCCGAGCTAGCAAAAGAAATGCATAAGCATAGCGATGCAATGGAATTTGAGATGGCTGCTGTTTTGCGTGAGCGTATTGCCGACTTATCTAGCGTGCTGCAGCAACAGTCAATGGATGCAGTAGCTGAAGGGGCGGGAGATGTGGATATTATTGCTGTTGCGCAAATGGAGGGTTTGATTTGTGTTAACTGGGCAATGGTTCGCGGTGGAAGACACTTAGGTGATAGAGTTTACTTTCCTCAAGGTTTGCGAACTATCTCGGGAGAGCTCCCATTACCAGCAGAAATATTAGAAGCATTTATTGCTCAACATTATTTAGAGGAGCATGCGGATGAGGCCGTAACCAATTTAATTCCGCCTGTATTAGTTCTCAATCATGCGCTGCAGACTATAAATGACGACCGTACTCAGCATAATGAATTACCCCCTGAAGGTTTGCATGCATTGCTTAATGCGCAAGCAGGTAGAAAAATTACCTTCTTGCATCAACCCCAGGGTCACAGACGTCATTGGCTTGCAATGGCAGAAGGTAATGCCAAGATTGCCTTAACCAAACGTTTGGTCGAGACAGGTGGACCGCTCGCAAGAACGCGCGCCTTAGCTGATATCTTGAGTCTTGAGTTGGAAAGTCTTGAGCAATTGCGTATTGAATGTTTTGATATTAGCCACACCTCTGGAGAGGCGACCCAAGCATCTTGTGTGGTCTATGCTAAAAATGCGATGCAATCGAGTGAGTACCGACGCTTTAACATCAATGACATTACGCCTGGTGACGACTATGCAGCAATGCGGCAGGTTTTACAAAGACGTTATGCCAACTTTCAAGAGTTACCAATAGAAAAAATTCCTCAAGTAATTTTGATTGATGGCGGTAAAGGTCAAGTGGAAATGGCAAGACAAGTTCTTGCTGAATTTGGTATGGACGTAGGCATGATTGTTGGTGTTGCTAAAGGAGAGGTGCGCAAAGTAGGTTTAGAGACCTTGATCTTCGCGGATGGCCGTCCAGCCTTAGAGCTGGGTATTGATAGCGCTGCTCTGTTATTGCTTGCGCAGATACGAGATGAGGCACACCGCTTTGCCATTACCGGTATGCGTGCTAAGCGTGCCAAAGCCAGAACTATTTCACGCCTAGAGGAGATCGAAAGTATCGGGGCTAAACGTCGTCAAAAGTTATTGGCTCGATTTGGAGGTCTTAGAGGGGTTGCCAACGCAAGTATTGAGGAGATAGCGAGTGTTGAGGGGGTCTCATTGACCCTTGCCGAGCAGATATATCGTCAGCTTCATTAG
- the pgsA gene encoding CDP-diacylglycerol--glycerol-3-phosphate 3-phosphatidyltransferase, whose translation MPFNLPIALTWLRVAAIPLLVAVFYLPNAWFTPFEKNLVAAIIFIFAAITDWLDGFLARRLKQESAFGRFLDPVADKLIVAAALLVLLNMDRVQVWVALIIIGREITISALREWMALLGAGKSVAVYVVGKLKTTAQLVAIPFLLINDTVFGWLNCAQIGTWLIWIAAFLTLWSMFYYMKKALPQLAGKID comes from the coding sequence ATGCCCTTTAATCTACCTATTGCTCTAACCTGGTTGCGTGTTGCAGCCATTCCGTTGTTGGTGGCAGTTTTTTATCTACCAAATGCTTGGTTCACCCCATTTGAGAAGAATCTCGTAGCAGCAATCATTTTTATCTTTGCAGCGATTACCGATTGGTTGGATGGATTTTTAGCGCGTCGTTTAAAGCAAGAGTCTGCATTTGGTCGGTTTTTAGATCCCGTGGCTGACAAATTAATTGTGGCGGCAGCTCTACTAGTGCTCTTAAATATGGATCGTGTACAGGTCTGGGTAGCGCTCATTATTATTGGTCGTGAAATTACCATCTCAGCTCTCAGAGAGTGGATGGCTTTATTGGGCGCTGGAAAAAGTGTCGCCGTTTATGTGGTTGGTAAGCTAAAAACAACCGCTCAATTAGTCGCTATCCCTTTTTTACTAATCAATGACACTGTATTTGGTTGGTTAAATTGCGCGCAAATAGGAACTTGGTTAATTTGGATTGCCGCTTTTTTGACGCTTTGGTCAATGTTCTATTACATGAAAAAGGCCTTGCCGCAGCTTGCTGGAAAAATCGACTAA
- the lexA gene encoding transcriptional repressor LexA, which yields MDINTVDFPEELTALPKLTPRQNEILALITKAIDESGLPPTRAEIATQLGFASANAAEEHLRALAKKGYIELTPGTSRGIRMLQRFNQSHHSNKHRQLSRPSGALQQLTLPLIGRVAAGSPIMAIEHIEKQVLIDSTVFSTGADYLLKVKGMSMRDAGILDGDYLAVRITTEVRNGDIVVARLDDEVTVKRWQQKKTANGMVIELQAENPDFTNILVDSRQPNLAIEGQAVGLIRAAVL from the coding sequence ATGGACATAAATACAGTCGATTTTCCAGAGGAGCTGACTGCCCTCCCCAAGCTCACTCCACGTCAGAATGAGATTTTAGCGTTAATCACCAAAGCCATCGATGAAAGTGGACTTCCACCGACACGTGCTGAAATTGCAACTCAATTAGGATTTGCATCCGCTAATGCTGCCGAGGAACATCTGCGCGCTCTAGCAAAAAAAGGTTATATCGAGTTAACTCCTGGGACTTCGCGCGGCATTCGCATGCTACAACGATTTAATCAATCGCATCACAGCAATAAGCATCGTCAACTATCTCGCCCTTCGGGCGCATTACAACAACTTACACTGCCTTTGATTGGACGAGTTGCTGCTGGATCTCCAATCATGGCAATAGAACATATTGAGAAACAAGTTCTGATTGATTCCACCGTATTTAGCACAGGTGCAGATTACTTACTAAAAGTAAAGGGTATGAGCATGCGCGATGCTGGAATTTTAGATGGCGATTATCTGGCTGTTAGAATAACAACTGAAGTTCGTAATGGTGATATCGTTGTTGCGCGTCTTGATGATGAGGTAACAGTTAAACGATGGCAACAAAAGAAAACTGCTAATGGCATGGTCATTGAACTTCAAGCAGAAAACCCAGACTTCACAAATATTCTGGTAGACAGTCGTCAACCCAACCTTGCAATTGAAGGGCAGGCGGTCGGCTTAATTAGAGCTGCAGTACTGTAA
- a CDS encoding asparaginase domain-containing protein: MSITAQNAQHLPRILVLGMGGTIAGLAANPSHIGQWNMKLANINSRNLTEPLMTIIGQSVREALGNPMDIGVVITHGTDAIEEAGVSCSLSAGNMLKI; encoded by the coding sequence ATGAGCATAACTGCACAGAATGCTCAACATTTACCCCGTATCTTGGTTTTGGGTATGGGTGGCACGATTGCAGGTTTGGCGGCCAATCCATCTCATATAGGCCAATGGAATATGAAGCTGGCCAATATCAACAGCCGCAATCTCACTGAACCCCTAATGACCATTATAGGTCAATCTGTGAGGGAAGCCCTAGGTAATCCAATGGATATAGGCGTAGTGATCACTCACGGAACGGATGCTATTGAAGAGGCAGGCGTTTCCTGTAGCTTATCTGCGGGAAATATGCTCAAAATTTAG
- the rpsF gene encoding 30S ribosomal protein S6 encodes MRHYEIIFIVHPDQSEQVPAMIDRYKATLAAAGGKIHRMEDWGRRQMAYMIDKLAKAHYVCMNIECNQKTLEELEHAFKFNDAVLRHLIIKTKKAETEPSIMMKEGQREEARKSAQADAPVATV; translated from the coding sequence ATGCGTCATTATGAAATCATCTTTATCGTCCATCCGGACCAAAGCGAGCAAGTGCCAGCGATGATCGATCGCTACAAAGCTACATTAGCAGCTGCGGGCGGCAAAATCCATCGCATGGAAGACTGGGGGCGTCGTCAGATGGCTTACATGATCGACAAGCTTGCTAAAGCCCATTACGTTTGCATGAATATTGAGTGCAACCAGAAGACTCTGGAAGAGCTCGAGCATGCGTTCAAATTTAACGATGCTGTTTTGCGTCACCTCATCATCAAGACTAAGAAAGCTGAAACAGAGCCTTCCATCATGATGAAAGAAGGGCAACGCGAAGAAGCACGCAAATCAGCCCAAGCTGACGCTCCTGTAGCGACAGTCTAA
- the priB gene encoding primosomal replication protein N, translating to MNHFTLTAILVSKDAIRFTPAGIPVMHCQLEHSGQAYEVGVARKIQMNVEAITIGPIQKDLERMDLGAEAVFEGFLAPKTLHNQRLVFHITHIQLKN from the coding sequence TTGAATCATTTCACCCTCACTGCAATCTTGGTATCTAAAGACGCGATTCGATTTACACCAGCAGGAATACCGGTGATGCATTGCCAGCTAGAACATAGTGGCCAGGCATACGAGGTAGGGGTTGCAAGGAAAATTCAGATGAACGTTGAAGCCATCACGATCGGTCCGATACAAAAGGATCTGGAGCGAATGGATTTAGGTGCTGAGGCAGTGTTTGAGGGATTCTTAGCACCCAAGACTCTACATAATCAAAGACTTGTTTTCCATATTACCCATATTCAATTGAAAAATTAA
- the rpsR gene encoding 30S ribosomal protein S18: MAFGKKPDFKKKPAQNPLFKRKRYCRFTVAGVEQIDYKDVDTLKDFIGENAKITPARLTGTKAKYQRQLDTAIKRARFLALLPFSDQHKK; encoded by the coding sequence ATGGCGTTTGGAAAGAAACCCGATTTCAAAAAGAAACCTGCTCAGAACCCACTGTTCAAGCGTAAGCGTTATTGCCGTTTTACTGTTGCTGGTGTAGAACAAATCGACTACAAAGATGTAGATACATTGAAGGACTTTATTGGTGAAAACGCCAAGATTACTCCAGCTCGTTTGACTGGCACAAAAGCAAAATATCAACGTCAATTAGACACTGCTATCAAACGTGCCCGTTTCTTGGCCTTGTTGCCATTCTCCGATCAACATAAGAAATAA
- the rplI gene encoding 50S ribosomal protein L9: protein MQIILLEKVINLGNLGDVVRVKDGYARNFLIPQRKARRATEAAIADFATRRAELEKLAAEKLAAAEAVGVKLKDLVLEIDQKAGVDGRLFGSVTNHDIADALKAKGFTIEKAAIRMPTGPLKMVGDHPVAVAVHTDVVADVMIRVVGEHA from the coding sequence ATGCAAATTATTCTTTTAGAAAAAGTTATTAACTTGGGCAACCTTGGCGACGTCGTTCGCGTTAAAGATGGTTACGCTCGTAATTTCTTAATTCCTCAACGCAAAGCTCGTCGTGCTACAGAGGCGGCGATTGCTGATTTCGCAACTCGTCGTGCTGAGTTGGAAAAATTGGCTGCTGAAAAATTGGCTGCTGCTGAAGCGGTTGGCGTTAAGCTTAAAGACTTGGTTCTCGAAATCGATCAAAAGGCAGGTGTTGATGGTCGCTTGTTTGGTTCTGTAACCAATCATGACATTGCTGACGCTTTAAAAGCTAAAGGTTTTACGATTGAGAAAGCCGCAATCCGTATGCCTACTGGCCCATTGAAAATGGTTGGTGATCATCCTGTAGCAGTTGCTGTTCATACCGACGTTGTTGCAGATGTCATGATTCGTGTAGTTGGTGAGCACGCTTAA
- the dnaB gene encoding replicative DNA helicase, with product MMGSGDAVVQALKVPPHSVEAEQSLLGGLLIDNSAWDNLGGILNDTDFYRPEHALIYKVIARLISDNHPADIITAYDAVKSEQGGDLVSIDYLNSLAQNTPSAANIKGYADIVRDRSILRRLIEVSDSIVNSAFVPEGRTVRTLLDEAESRILQIGEEGSRKADYLEIEPLLKTVVARIDELYNRQGGSDITGIATGFLDLDKQTSGLQKGDLVIVAGRPSMGKTAFALNIAENVALAEGLPVVVFSMEMSGEQLASRLLGSVGRVDQSRMRTGKLQDDEWPRVTDAIARLSNTQILIDETGSLSSLELRARARRIARNFGGTLGLVVIDYLQLMSGSGSENRATEISAISRSLKSLAKELQCPVVALSQLNRGLEQRPNKRPIMSDLRESGAIEQDADLIMFIYRDEVYHPDTTTDKGVAEIIIGKQRNGPIGTVRLSWQGPYTKFDNLAMGSIGYSSGGYEPF from the coding sequence ATGATGGGTTCAGGGGATGCGGTTGTGCAGGCCTTAAAAGTTCCGCCGCATTCTGTAGAAGCCGAGCAGTCTTTGCTCGGTGGTCTACTGATCGATAACTCCGCTTGGGATAACCTAGGTGGGATTTTAAATGATACAGATTTCTATCGTCCTGAGCATGCTTTGATCTATAAGGTTATAGCTCGTCTCATTAGTGACAATCATCCTGCTGACATCATTACTGCTTACGATGCAGTTAAATCAGAGCAGGGTGGAGATTTAGTCAGCATTGACTACTTAAATTCACTAGCACAAAATACTCCGAGTGCTGCCAATATTAAAGGCTATGCCGATATTGTTCGTGATCGCAGTATTTTGCGTCGTTTAATTGAAGTTTCCGACAGCATTGTGAATTCCGCATTCGTTCCTGAAGGGCGAACTGTAAGAACGTTATTGGATGAAGCTGAGTCACGCATTCTACAAATCGGTGAAGAAGGTAGTCGCAAGGCTGACTACCTTGAGATTGAGCCATTGCTAAAGACGGTTGTAGCTCGTATTGATGAGCTATACAACCGTCAAGGCGGCAGTGATATTACTGGCATTGCAACTGGCTTTCTGGATTTGGATAAGCAAACAAGCGGACTGCAAAAAGGTGATTTAGTCATTGTTGCAGGCCGCCCCTCAATGGGTAAAACGGCTTTTGCGTTAAATATTGCTGAGAACGTTGCTTTGGCGGAAGGCTTGCCTGTCGTAGTGTTCTCCATGGAGATGTCTGGTGAGCAATTGGCATCTCGTCTTTTAGGGTCGGTTGGGCGCGTTGATCAGAGCCGGATGCGTACCGGTAAACTGCAAGACGATGAATGGCCGCGTGTTACTGATGCAATTGCACGTCTCAGTAATACCCAAATTTTGATTGATGAGACCGGCTCTTTATCAAGCCTAGAGTTGCGCGCTCGTGCACGCCGCATTGCGAGAAACTTTGGCGGTACGCTCGGCCTCGTTGTGATCGACTATTTACAGTTAATGAGTGGTTCTGGATCTGAAAATCGTGCAACCGAGATTTCAGCAATCTCGCGCTCACTGAAGTCACTTGCAAAAGAATTGCAATGTCCAGTTGTGGCCTTATCTCAGTTAAATCGTGGTTTGGAACAGCGCCCAAATAAGCGGCCCATCATGTCAGATTTACGAGAATCCGGTGCTATCGAGCAGGACGCTGACTTAATTATGTTCATCTACCGTGATGAGGTATACCACCCAGATACCACTACTGACAAAGGTGTCGCTGAAATCATCATTGGGAAGCAACGTAACGGCCCTATTGGCACAGTGCGCTTGAGTTGGCAGGGTCCGTATACTAAGTTTGATAACTTGGCCATGGGATCAATTGGCTACTCTTCTGGAGGATACGAGCCGTTCTAA